In a single window of the Ktedonobacteraceae bacterium genome:
- a CDS encoding GrpB family protein — protein sequence MSEINSSTPGSSNQAKDERSQHLPVAGDVSMTEEQLQAIHVGGLTPLTVPIQVVDYDPQWPQLFAREARRIQAALGDQALMIEHVGSTSVPELAAKPIIDILLVVADSSDEASYVPALEAAGYVLRIREPGWYEHRVFKGPDTNVNLHVFSQGCPEIDRMLLFRDWLRGNPSDRHLYEQTKRTLARQNWKYTQNYADAKTTVVEEILTRARKRAAEEARKGSQN from the coding sequence ATGTCCGAAATCAACAGCTCCACCCCAGGCTCATCGAACCAGGCAAAAGATGAAAGATCACAGCATCTCCCGGTAGCCGGAGATGTGTCGATGACCGAGGAGCAGCTTCAGGCTATCCATGTTGGTGGACTCACACCCCTGACCGTGCCGATCCAGGTTGTCGATTACGACCCGCAATGGCCCCAACTCTTCGCGCGCGAGGCCCGGCGCATCCAGGCCGCGCTTGGCGACCAGGCCCTGATGATTGAACATGTAGGCTCGACTTCGGTACCGGAGCTGGCGGCCAAACCAATCATCGACATCCTGCTGGTGGTAGCCGATTCATCGGATGAAGCGAGCTATGTTCCGGCCCTGGAGGCTGCCGGTTATGTATTGCGTATTCGCGAGCCAGGCTGGTACGAACATCGGGTATTCAAAGGGCCGGATACCAATGTCAACCTGCATGTCTTCTCCCAAGGATGCCCTGAAATTGATCGGATGCTGCTCTTCCGTGACTGGTTGCGTGGCAATCCTTCTGATCGCCATCTCTACGAACAGACCAAACGGACACTTGCTCGCCAGAACTGGAAATACACCCAGAACTATGCTGATGCGAAGACTACAGTGGTTGAAGAGATACTCACTCGGGCGCGGAAGAGGGCCGCAGAAGAGGCACGAAAAGGCTCTCAGAATTGA
- a CDS encoding dienelactone hydrolase family protein produces the protein MANETGTMLTYDGEAGPLQAYLVKPATEEPRPAVIVIHEIVGLTDHIKNVADRFAGEGYVAFAPNLFSRPGLGEVLTPANVGVTMQFMSTVSWERARDSAYVQQAMSQLPQEKRDIVQRVFPVMFGGIPKDKLTQDLVNAIAYLKEQPFVQKDRIGSIGFCFGGGMSINLACHAKLAASVLFYGENPNPIELVERISCPVLCNYGAEDMRINAHLDTLVKAMVTYKKDFEMRIYPHAGHAFFNDTTPMYNETAAKDAWQRVLSFYERTLRAS, from the coding sequence ATGGCTAATGAAACCGGTACCATGCTTACTTACGATGGAGAGGCCGGTCCCCTTCAAGCTTATCTGGTAAAACCGGCGACGGAGGAACCTCGTCCCGCAGTGATTGTCATTCACGAGATTGTGGGACTGACCGACCATATCAAAAATGTTGCCGATCGGTTTGCGGGCGAAGGATATGTCGCATTTGCCCCAAATCTGTTCTCGCGACCCGGCCTTGGCGAGGTGCTGACACCGGCAAATGTTGGCGTGACAATGCAGTTTATGTCTACTGTTTCATGGGAAAGAGCAAGGGATTCGGCCTATGTGCAGCAGGCCATGTCCCAACTGCCGCAGGAAAAAAGGGACATCGTGCAGCGCGTGTTTCCCGTGATGTTCGGTGGCATACCGAAGGATAAGCTGACCCAGGACCTCGTTAATGCGATAGCGTATTTGAAAGAGCAACCTTTTGTCCAGAAGGACAGGATTGGCAGCATTGGCTTCTGCTTCGGTGGAGGCATGTCCATCAATCTGGCCTGCCACGCGAAACTGGCGGCCAGCGTGCTATTTTACGGCGAGAATCCGAACCCCATAGAGCTGGTCGAACGTATTTCCTGTCCCGTTCTCTGTAATTACGGTGCGGAGGATATGCGGATCAATGCGCATCTCGATACACTGGTCAAAGCCATGGTTACATACAAAAAAGACTTCGAGATGCGCATCTATCCCCATGCCGGACATGCCTTCTTTAACGATACGACGCCCATGTACAATGAGACCGCCGCGAAGGATGCCTGGCAGCGGGTGCTGAGCTTTTATGAGAGAACCTTGCGAGCGTCCTGA
- a CDS encoding cytochrome P450 has translation MTAETTLDLDNFFVNIQDPYPVYTYLRENDPVHWNQIFNCYMLTRYDDVHMVFSDHRRFSSDIWSDTVEFMTEMGVTESLEYLQRIVPFLAYNLQGMDPPGHTRQRTLMMKTFTPRMIESFRPTVQRLVDELIDQKLAEGKMDVVADLAYPLPSNVILDLLGIPRSGRPYIRASAEAINEFVATILFTGPQVWPRLAKVFDELKIYLGSLIEERRKHPTGDLLTKMVQAEEHGDMLSEDEIIIATNFLLFAGHETTANLIATGLYYLLENPEQMEQLRADPSKVPAAVEELLRYVSPVHTLARRTVEEVTISGVTIPPNSSIYLCVGAANRDPEKFQDPEKLDINRPAVRSLGFGYGIHFCIGAALARMESQVAFDTILRRLPGLKMTVDKPEFRPNYSLRGLISLPVEFSV, from the coding sequence ATGACAGCAGAAACAACCCTTGACCTGGACAACTTCTTCGTCAACATCCAGGACCCCTACCCTGTCTATACGTATCTTAGAGAAAATGACCCGGTACACTGGAACCAGATCTTCAACTGCTACATGCTCACCCGCTACGATGATGTTCACATGGTATTCTCCGACCATCGCAGATTCTCCTCCGATATCTGGTCGGATACGGTCGAATTCATGACGGAAATGGGCGTGACCGAATCTCTCGAGTACCTGCAACGGATCGTTCCTTTCCTGGCCTATAACCTGCAGGGCATGGACCCACCGGGCCATACACGCCAGCGCACCCTGATGATGAAAACCTTCACCCCGCGCATGATCGAATCGTTCCGACCCACTGTGCAAAGGCTGGTGGATGAGCTGATCGATCAGAAGCTCGCGGAAGGCAAGATGGATGTTGTAGCCGACCTCGCTTATCCACTGCCCTCCAACGTGATTCTTGATTTGCTGGGCATTCCCCGTAGTGGGCGTCCGTATATTCGCGCCAGCGCCGAGGCGATCAACGAATTTGTCGCTACCATCCTCTTCACCGGGCCACAGGTCTGGCCGAGACTGGCGAAGGTCTTCGATGAACTTAAAATCTATCTAGGAAGCCTGATTGAGGAACGACGCAAGCATCCAACCGGTGATTTGCTGACGAAAATGGTGCAGGCCGAAGAACACGGCGATATGCTGAGCGAGGATGAGATCATCATTGCCACCAATTTCCTGCTCTTCGCGGGCCACGAAACCACCGCCAATCTGATCGCCACCGGGCTGTACTACCTGCTGGAAAATCCTGAGCAGATGGAGCAATTGCGAGCCGATCCCTCCAAAGTCCCGGCTGCCGTGGAAGAACTCCTGCGCTACGTCAGTCCGGTGCATACACTCGCCCGCCGCACAGTGGAAGAGGTCACTATCAGCGGCGTCACCATCCCGCCAAATAGCAGCATCTATCTGTGCGTTGGAGCGGCCAATCGCGACCCCGAAAAGTTCCAGGACCCTGAAAAGCTGGATATTAATCGCCCGGCGGTGCGCTCGCTGGGCTTCGGCTACGGCATTCACTTCTGCATCGGCGCGGCGCTGGCACGCATGGAGAGCCAGGTCGCGTTCGATACCATTCTCAGACGCTTACCGGGCCTCAAAATGACGGTCGATAAGCCCGAATTTCGCCCGAACTATTCGCTGCGCGGGCTGATATCCCTGCCGGTCGAATTTTCGGTCTGA
- a CDS encoding NADP-dependent oxidoreductase, which yields MSTRTMHAIQVHDYGDADQLKLEEIPVPEPGEGEVLVRVYAAGVNPADWKVRSGYFKAFSPTTFPYIPGADLAGVVEKVGPGVSTFQPGQEVFGRSSNGSYAEYAIAPANRLALKPKTLNFDEAATVPVGATTAWQGIFDHGHLQPGQRVLILGGAGGVGLFAVQFARWKGAHVIATASTGNADFVRSLGAETVVDYTKTRVGDAVHDVDLVFDTVGGDALASTYPTLKRGGTLVSIAGQPDEARLRELGVHAARFSAQVNTELLNTFAQLIDEGKIKPVVGPVFSLGEAGKAQELSQRGHGRGRIILHMAG from the coding sequence ATGTCAACAAGAACCATGCACGCGATACAGGTCCATGATTACGGTGACGCGGACCAGCTCAAGCTGGAAGAGATTCCAGTACCTGAGCCAGGGGAGGGTGAAGTGCTTGTGCGCGTCTACGCGGCAGGCGTAAATCCCGCCGATTGGAAAGTTCGCAGCGGCTATTTCAAAGCCTTTTCGCCAACTACCTTCCCATATATTCCAGGGGCAGACCTGGCAGGAGTCGTAGAAAAAGTTGGTCCCGGCGTGAGTACATTCCAGCCCGGCCAGGAGGTTTTCGGTCGAAGCTCCAATGGATCATACGCGGAGTACGCCATTGCTCCTGCCAATAGGCTGGCGCTGAAGCCAAAAACGCTGAATTTTGACGAGGCGGCTACCGTTCCAGTTGGCGCGACGACTGCCTGGCAGGGCATCTTCGATCACGGTCATTTGCAGCCAGGGCAGCGTGTGTTGATCCTGGGAGGAGCTGGCGGTGTCGGCCTCTTCGCGGTGCAGTTCGCCCGCTGGAAAGGTGCGCACGTGATCGCTACAGCCTCCACCGGCAATGCAGACTTCGTGCGTTCCCTGGGAGCAGAAACGGTCGTCGATTATACAAAAACGCGGGTTGGAGATGCAGTCCATGATGTAGACCTCGTTTTTGATACAGTCGGCGGTGATGCGTTGGCCAGTACGTATCCGACGCTCAAACGAGGCGGCACGCTGGTCAGTATCGCCGGGCAACCCGATGAGGCCCGATTGCGCGAACTTGGTGTGCATGCCGCGAGATTTTCGGCGCAGGTCAACACTGAACTGCTAAATACGTTCGCTCAGCTTATCGATGAAGGCAAGATAAAGCCTGTTGTCGGGCCTGTGTTCTCGCTTGGCGAAGCCGGAAAAGCCCAGGAACTCAGCCAGCGCGGTCATGGTCGGGGAAGAATCATCCTGCACATGGCGGGATGA
- a CDS encoding nitronate monooxygenase has product MLHTYLTTSWHLRYPIIGAPMAYVGRGRLARAVSEAGGLGMIGIGSTESVEFLMQEAAIARGTDEMRFGIGMHCWAIEKRPDLLEAAIEARPFLISISFGSPAPYVKRLHQQGILLATQINTRAEAIQAERDGVDLIVAQGMEAGGHVTGQVSTMPLLQIVLDSVRLPVLVAGGIASPRGVAAALAAGAEGVWVGTALLASPECENTEQARTRIEQALETDTILTRAFDVAQGLSWPSQYPGRALRNRFTDQWHNQIDVLPQASEARQQLKEAIASKNYDLAYIYAGEAVGLVTRQQSARDVIQYLGNGAERLLRERSDELLS; this is encoded by the coding sequence ATGCTTCACACCTATCTCACTACATCCTGGCACCTGCGCTATCCTATTATCGGCGCACCTATGGCGTATGTAGGACGAGGACGGCTGGCAAGGGCGGTCTCAGAAGCCGGAGGACTCGGCATGATCGGCATTGGCAGCACAGAGTCGGTCGAATTTCTGATGCAAGAGGCAGCCATCGCTCGCGGAACCGATGAGATGCGTTTTGGCATTGGCATGCATTGCTGGGCCATTGAAAAGCGCCCGGATCTGCTCGAGGCAGCGATAGAGGCCAGACCTTTTCTCATCTCCATTTCGTTCGGTTCCCCTGCTCCTTACGTGAAGCGGCTGCATCAGCAAGGAATCTTGCTTGCCACACAAATCAATACAAGAGCTGAAGCCATCCAGGCAGAACGGGATGGAGTCGATCTCATTGTCGCCCAGGGGATGGAGGCTGGAGGACATGTCACAGGGCAGGTGAGTACGATGCCCTTGCTGCAAATCGTACTTGATTCAGTTCGATTGCCTGTGCTCGTGGCGGGCGGCATCGCGTCTCCCAGGGGCGTGGCAGCGGCCCTTGCTGCAGGTGCTGAAGGAGTCTGGGTCGGTACCGCCTTGCTAGCCTCACCTGAATGCGAGAACACTGAACAGGCTCGGACACGTATCGAACAGGCTCTGGAAACAGATACTATTCTAACCCGTGCGTTCGATGTAGCGCAAGGACTATCCTGGCCCTCGCAGTATCCTGGCCGGGCCTTGCGCAATCGCTTTACTGATCAGTGGCACAATCAAATCGACGTGCTTCCACAAGCTAGCGAAGCACGCCAACAGCTCAAAGAGGCGATTGCAAGCAAAAACTATGATCTCGCCTACATCTACGCGGGCGAAGCTGTGGGACTGGTAACCCGGCAGCAATCAGCCAGAGACGTTATCCAATACCTGGGCAATGGCGCGGAGCGCTTGCTGCGGGAACGTTCTGATGAGCTACTGAGCTAA
- a CDS encoding alpha/beta hydrolase → MTGTGATQAQSNIIDLPAGRFHYLSWGAERTELPDMLLLHGITSSVLSWVRVGPALADRYRVYAIDMRGHGDSIKPSRGAYSLRHTADDALAFIEAMNLKSPVVMGHSWGGATAMVLASGVWSQRAVPDLSRVILEDPAHHFSSGNAGERLAFYTKDIGRPSAELRPEITTSSPGWTEADIEGKIDALQKVTREAVIGVFADSGEHGEILPLLAEIKAPTLLIRADAALGTTLDDAAWEQAKQYLPAHSKAIEIQGATHNVHRSKFDEFMQAVNDFLG, encoded by the coding sequence CATTATCTTAGCTGGGGAGCTGAACGCACCGAACTGCCCGATATGTTGTTGTTGCATGGTATTACGAGTTCCGTCCTCAGCTGGGTGCGTGTTGGGCCGGCGCTGGCGGATCGTTACCGGGTCTACGCAATTGATATGCGCGGGCATGGTGATAGCATCAAACCTTCGCGGGGAGCATACAGCCTGCGTCATACGGCGGACGATGCGCTGGCGTTTATCGAGGCCATGAATCTGAAAAGTCCTGTGGTGATGGGACATTCCTGGGGTGGCGCGACCGCCATGGTGCTGGCGAGCGGCGTATGGTCTCAAAGGGCAGTGCCTGACCTCTCACGGGTAATCCTTGAGGACCCTGCGCATCATTTTAGCAGTGGTAATGCCGGAGAGCGGCTTGCCTTCTACACAAAAGATATTGGCCGTCCATCTGCTGAACTGCGACCCGAAATCACGACCAGCAGCCCTGGCTGGACGGAGGCCGATATCGAAGGCAAGATCGACGCGCTGCAGAAGGTGACCCGCGAGGCGGTGATAGGCGTCTTTGCCGATTCGGGCGAACATGGCGAAATCCTGCCGCTGCTTGCCGAAATCAAAGCGCCAACGCTTTTGATCCGCGCCGATGCCGCTCTTGGTACGACGCTCGATGATGCCGCCTGGGAGCAGGCAAAGCAATATTTACCCGCCCATAGCAAGGCTATCGAGATTCAGGGCGCGACCCACAATGTTCATCGCAGCAAGTTCGATGAATTCATGCAGGCGGTCAACGATTTTCTGGGATAG